The following is a genomic window from Clostridia bacterium.
TTTTTTCCATTAGAAAACCAAATGTCGGCGGTCCAGCCGCTACCCCCAAAAAACGCACACTACCATATAAAGAGGTAATCATCCCTCTCTCTTCTTTACCAGATGCCCCTGTAACAAAAGAATTTAAACTAGTTAAAGCCATACCAGTACCAATACCAGCAATAACCATGGTGGCAACTAATAAAAAA
Proteins encoded in this region:
- a CDS encoding MFS transporter: FLLVATMVIAGIGTGMALTSLNSFVTGASGKEERGMITSLYGSVRFLGVAAGPPTFGFLMEKSLGLTFLLPAIWTGLVGLLNLFPKRQ